The region AAATTTCCATGTCTATACTAAACCCAATTTCtatttagtttttgttttgaCTTATGACTCTTTTTGCCATTTCAAATAACAACTACATATCTTATCTCAACCGTCACTCCTTTTTAAGATAATGTTTGCATACATGAAGAGGGCTGCACTGGTACAACTTGAGTGACACCACTTCGTAACCTGCAACTTTTTGTGCTCCTTCTTCATCCACCACCAGCACCTTGGTCACCGATTCCCCTCCTTCCAACTCCACCGCAAACCACCGTCACCAGCCCCTTCTTTTCCATCTCTTCGCACCACTCTTCTGATTTCTGCGTGTGTCTTTGTTTTCTGCACCCCATGTGTTTGTAAAATTGCCTCAATGGCTCTCTCCCATCTTCCCTGCCACCATCGTCCTCTTCCTCGCACCCTAACCACATTCCACTCAACaccactctctttctcttcattctcaccctTCAAAATCTCAGTggtttcagcttcagcttcagcttctacTTCCAGCACCCCCTCCACAAGTCCACACCACCCTCTACCTCCTGATTTCTCACTTTCCCAACTCCTGGACCTCCTCCGCCGCCAAAATGATGAGTTTTCCACCCTCCAAATCTTCCAATGGGCCTCCAACCACCCCAATTTCTCCCCCAACTCCTCCATTTACCACCAAACCCTCCGCCAGCTCGCTGAACTCGGCTCCCTCGACTCCATCCTCACCGTCCTCACACACATGAACTCCTCCGCCTGCCCCCTCAGCACTGACACCTTCCTCATCCTCATCGAGAGCTTTGCCAATTCTCGGTCACACGAGGATATTGACAGGGTGCTTCATCTCATGGAGCATGAGTTTGGGCTCAAACCCGACATCCGCTTCTACAATGTTGCCCTCAACGCCTTCGTTGATGGTAACAAGCTCAAGCTCGTGGAAACCCTGCATTCGAGGATGGTGGGTGGTGGCGTAGCTCCTGATGTTTCCACCTTTAACGTTTTGATCAAGGCTCTCTGTAAAGCGCATCAATTGAGGCCCGCAATTTTGATGCTTGAGGACATGGCGAGTTATGGGTTGAAGCCCGATGAGAAGACATTCACCACGCTGATGCAGGGTTTCATTGAGGAGGGTAATGTTGATGGCGCGTTGAGGGTTAAAGAGCAGATGGTCGGGTCTGGGTGCTTGCTAACCCACGTTTCTGTGAACATTTTGGTGAATGGTTTTTGCAGAGAGGGTCGAGTTGAGGAAGCTCTGAGCTTCATTCAGGAGGTTTCTGAAGAGGGGTTTTGCCCTAATCAGGTTACATTCAATGCTCTGGTGAATGGGTTGTGCAGAACTGGGCATATCAAGCAGGCTTTGGAAATGATGGATGTTATGCTTGAGAAGGGGTTTGATCCTGATATATACACTTACAATTCCTTGATCTCTGGGTTGTGTAGATTGGGTGAGGTTGATGAGGCTGTTGATATTCTGCAGCAGATGATTTTGAGAGATTGTTCCCCGAACACCGTGACTTACAACACTTTGATCAGCACCTTGTGCAAGGAGAATCAAATTGAAGCTGCTACTGAACTTGCCAATGTTCTCTCGAGTAAAGGGATATTCCCTGATGCTTGTACTTTCAATACTTTGATACAAGGTCTCTGCTCGACCAAGAACCGAGAGGCTGCGATGGAGCTGTTCGAGGAGATGAGGAAGAAAGGGTGTCAACCTGATGAGTTTACGTACAGTATATTGATTGGCAGCCTCTGTTCTGAGAGGAGACTTGAGGAAGCATTGAAGCTGTTGAAAGATATGGAGTTGAGTGGCTGTGCTAGGAATGTGGTGGTGTACAATACtttgattgatggtttgtgcaaAAACAAAAGGATTGTAGAAGCAGAGGAGATCTTTGATCAGATGGAATTTCTGGGGGTGTCAAAAAGTTCAGTAACCTACAACACTCTTATTGATGGCCTTTGTAAGAACAAGAGAGTGGGGGAAGCTGCTCAACTTATGGATCAGATGATAATGGAAGGATTAAAACCTGATAAGTTCACTTATAATTCCATGCTTACATACTACTGCCAAAGTGGAGATATAGAGAAGGCAGCTGACATTGTGCAAACTATGACTTCAAATGGTTGTGAACCCGACATTGTTACCTATG is a window of Lotus japonicus ecotype B-129 chromosome 5, LjGifu_v1.2 DNA encoding:
- the LOC130718142 gene encoding pentatricopeptide repeat-containing protein At3g53700, chloroplastic, producing the protein MALSHLPCHHRPLPRTLTTFHSTPLSFSSFSPFKISVVSASASASTSSTPSTSPHHPLPPDFSLSQLLDLLRRQNDEFSTLQIFQWASNHPNFSPNSSIYHQTLRQLAELGSLDSILTVLTHMNSSACPLSTDTFLILIESFANSRSHEDIDRVLHLMEHEFGLKPDIRFYNVALNAFVDGNKLKLVETLHSRMVGGGVAPDVSTFNVLIKALCKAHQLRPAILMLEDMASYGLKPDEKTFTTLMQGFIEEGNVDGALRVKEQMVGSGCLLTHVSVNILVNGFCREGRVEEALSFIQEVSEEGFCPNQVTFNALVNGLCRTGHIKQALEMMDVMLEKGFDPDIYTYNSLISGLCRLGEVDEAVDILQQMILRDCSPNTVTYNTLISTLCKENQIEAATELANVLSSKGIFPDACTFNTLIQGLCSTKNREAAMELFEEMRKKGCQPDEFTYSILIGSLCSERRLEEALKLLKDMELSGCARNVVVYNTLIDGLCKNKRIVEAEEIFDQMEFLGVSKSSVTYNTLIDGLCKNKRVGEAAQLMDQMIMEGLKPDKFTYNSMLTYYCQSGDIEKAADIVQTMTSNGCEPDIVTYGTLIGGLCKAGRLDVASKLLRSIQMKGMVLTPHAYNPVLKVLFRRKRIKEAMRLFREMMEKAESPDAVTYKIVFRGLCNGGGPIQEAVDFTVEMLEKGILPDFPSFGFLAEGLCSLAMGDTLIELVNMVMEKAKFSEMETSMIRGFLKINKFKDALANLSVILDRQKSRRY